One region of Miscanthus floridulus cultivar M001 chromosome 19, ASM1932011v1, whole genome shotgun sequence genomic DNA includes:
- the LOC136529586 gene encoding UDP-glycosyltransferase 73B5-like, which translates to MAKGHMLPLLHFATALSAQHGRSSRLGVTLVTTPGNVAFARSRLPSSVDLVALPFPSFPPLPAGVESTDALPCPSLHLTFMHATGLLRGPFAEFLESLPSPPLALVSDFFLGFTHRVAADAGVRRVVFNGMSCFASAICKALAASPPASGFAPGAMIQVPGMPEHVVVRAEEVPDGVTKRADPDNPFTRFFMDEIGDSDVRSWGVLSNSFAALDEAYVPALESFYEVGARAWLVGPLFLAAAGDMPDGEKEQDPEGCLSWLDERAAAQPGSVVYVSFGTQAHITDLQLDELVHGLVQSGHPFLWAVRSDTWSPPVDVGPNGRIVRGWVPQRSVLAHEAVGGFVSHCGWNSVMESLAAGKPMLAWPMIAEQHLNARHVANIIGVGVRIALKAGADVVGSAEVEEKVRELMDAECKSAKQMRERAAWAQQAARSAVSHGGTSAMALQKLVEELQETYDDV; encoded by the coding sequence ATGGCGAAGGGCCACATGCTCCCGCTGCTCCACTTCGCGACGGCACTCTCGGCGCAACACGGGAGGAGCAGCCGCCTCGGCGTGACCCTAGTCACCACCCCGGGCAACGTGGCCTTCGCCCGGAGCCGTCTGCCCTCGTCGGTGGATCTCGTCGCGCTCCCGTTCCCGTCGTTCCCGCCGCTTCCCGCGGGCGTCGAGTCCACCGACGCGCTCCCGTGCCCGTCGCTGCACCTGACGTTCATGCACGCGACGGGGCTCCTGCGCGGGCCCTTCGCCGAGTTCCTGGAGTCGCTCCCCTCCCCGCCGCTCGCGCTCGTCTCCGACTTCTTCCTCGGGTTCACGCACCGCGTCGCGGCCGACGCGGGGGTCCGCCGCGTCGTCTTCAACGGCATGTCCTGCTTCGCCTCCGCGATCTGCAAGGCGCTCGCCGCGAGCCCGCCGGCCAGCGGCTTCGCGCCCGGGGCCATGATCCAGGTGCCCGGCATGCCGGAACACGTGGTGGTCAGGGCGGAGGAGGTCCCCGACGGGGTCACCAAGAGGGCCGATCCGGACAACCCGTTCACGCGCTTCTTCATGGACGAGATCGGTGACTCGGACGTGCGCAGCTGGGGCGTCCTCAGCAACAGCTTCGCCGCGCTCGACGAGGCCTACGTGCCGGCCTTGGAGTCATTCTACGAGGTGGGAGCCCGTGCCTGGCTCGTCGGCCCGCTGTTCCTGGCCGCCGCCGGCGACATGCCGGACGGCGAGAAGGAGCAAGACCCCGAGGGCTGTCTCTCGTGGCTGGACGAGAGGGCGGCGGCGCAGCCGGGGTCGGTGGTCTACGTTTCGTTCGGGACGCAGGCCCACATCACGGACTTGCAGCTGGACGAGCTGGTGCACGGGCTGGTCCAGTCCGGCCATCCCTTCCTCTGGGCTGTCCGATCTGACACATGGTCGCCGCCGGTGGACGTGGGGCCCAACGGCCGGATCGTTCGTGGATGGGTCCCGCAGAGAAGCGTTCTGGCCCATGAGGCAGTTGGTGGGTTCGTGAGCCACTGCGGGTGGAACTCGGTGATGGAGAGCCTCGCCGCCGGGAAGCCCATGCTGGCGTGGCCGATGATAGCGGAGCAGCACCTGAACGCAAGGCACGTGGCCAACATCATCGGCGTCGGCGTCAGGATAGCCCTGAAGGCTGGCGCGGACGTCGTtgggagcgcggaggtggaggagaagGTCCGGGAGCTGATGGACGCTGAATGCAAGTCGGCGAAGCAGATGCGGGAGAGGGCTGCGTGGGCGCAGCAAGCAGCGAGGTCAGCGGTGAGCCACGGTGGAACTTCGGCCATGGCTTTGCAGAAGCTTGTGGAAGAGCTACAGGAGACCTATGATGACGTCTAA